A genomic region of Echeneis naucrates chromosome 24, fEcheNa1.1, whole genome shotgun sequence contains the following coding sequences:
- the LOC115037984 gene encoding ankyrin repeat domain-containing protein 9: MASLTVTLAGRSIEKHRKSFSLLFYSAVRDLKPVWLLEDMRTMETFYQEEDASFRIYTPSEALLYAIVHDHQAYAQYLLSRYTDEALDMPGERFCCCPSSAPHLAMAVRYDRRYILGLILQETRRIPSTPPYTDRSGCFHREDGRTPLHLACELLRPEAVIMLLGSGASPHALDHSGLTPLDVVLEKLRESEEVNGGERRQCLDNLLMFMPKVHFKMKGALDREPERWGKVLGEETYKYLAGRSPAPLVLSAMQTVLQQLSPVGFPDRLHELPIPSSLKPPGLRLSQRDRHRVV; encoded by the coding sequence ATGGCTTCTCTAACCGTCACCTTGGCAGGTCGGAGCATCGAGAAGCATCGAAAGTCCTTCTCGCTGCTCTTCTACAGCGCTGTGAGGGACCTGAAGCCGGTCTGGTTGTTAGAGGACATGCGCACGATGGAGACGTTTTACCAGGAAGAAGACGCCAGTTTTAGGATTTACACCCCGTCGGAGGCATTGCTCTACGCTATTGTTCACGATCATCAGGCATATGCCCAGTACCTGCTTAGTCGGTATACCGATGAAGCGTTAGACATGCCCGGGGAACGCTTCTGCTGCTGCCCTTCCTCCGCCCCACACTTGGCTATGGCTGTCCGCTACGACAGGCGCTACATCCTCGGCCTCATCTTACAGGAGACTCGCCGCATACCCAGCACGCCCCCCTACACGGACCGATCCGGCTGTTTCCACCGAGAAGACGGCAGAACCCCTTTACATCTAGCCTGTGAGCTCCTCCGGCCGGAGGCAGTCATCATGCTGCTGGGGAGCGGAGCGTCACCGCACGCCCTGGACCACAGCGGCTTGACCCCGCTGGATGTCGTTCTGGAGAAACTAAGGGAGTCCGAGGAGGTGAACGGCGGGGAGAGGAGACAGTGCTTGGACAACCTGCTAATGTTCATGCCAAAGgttcactttaaaatgaaaggagCTTTGGACAGAGAGCCGGAACGCTGGGGCAAGGTATTGGGTGAGGAGACGTACAAGTACCTGGCAGGACGGAGCCCGGCACCGCTCGTGCTCAGCGCAATGCAGACCGTCCTACAACAGCTGAGCCCGGTAGGCTTCCCTGACAGGCTACACGAGCTGCccatcccctcctccctcaAACCGCCAGGGCTGCGTCTGAGCCAGCGCGACAGGCATAGGGTGGTGTAG
- the lrfn2b gene encoding leucine-rich repeat and fibronectin type-III domain-containing protein 2: MQVLMYDTTMDHIICCLVLLVATAMITDACPKHCVCQNLSESLGTLCPSKGLLFVPPDIDRSTVELRLGGNSILRITQQDFANMTDLVDLTLSRNTISYIQPFSFGDLETLRSLHLDNNRLMELGPDDLRGLVNLQHFIVNNNQLGHIHDKALEDLASALEDLDLSYNNLMSLPWDTVRQMINLHQLSLDHNLLEFIPEGTFIELERLARLDLTSNRLQKLPPDPIFARAQDSMILTTPYSPQLSLSLGGNPLHCNCEMLWLRRLERDDDLETCASPPTLKGRYFWNIKEEEFVCQPPLITQHTHRMLVLEGQTASLRCEATGDPSPTIHWLSPDDRLLGNSSRTAVYNNGTLSITITTSKDYGPFTCIAANVAGESTASVEVSVVQLPHLSNGTLLPVHPKLRLSDITGTTRISKGTSKGQQERAVSVSEVTAVSALVQWMVTKSAPKVKMYQLQYNCSDDEVLIYRMIPASSKAFLVTNLVSGTRYDLCVLAAWDDTATMLTATSVVGCTYFFTQDDYPQCQSLPSQLLGGTMILVVGGIIIATLMVFIVILMVRYKGVVSEPPVGKLTSVSETHSQTNGGRLGQNGLFMSQSQPHPKPAPKVKAKVTLQDEVVDFKCGSLQSSLTSSSSSSGSMAGACPNSTLANIWRSAPSKPHSNLDHLLGVFNSLDLRGPQGHDLGIPSSTPTTTAKPHTDREPLLGRTLDSSLSRLLMLPLDSKLKRSQSFNMGDATGAGTSQLRNKPCRINSIWTKRSMSVNGMLLQYEEEGDTVGSKGTIDSTDWVMESTV, encoded by the exons GTTCTGATGTATGATACTACCATGGACCACATCATCTGTTGCCTGGTGCTCCTGGTAGCCACAGCAATGATCACTGATGCATGCCCCAAGCATTGTGTATGCCAGAATCTGTCTGAGTCCCTGGGGACACTGTGTCCTTCTAAAGGTCTCCTGTTTGTGCCTCCGGATATAGACCGGAGCACAGTCGAGCTCCGGCTGGGAGGCAATTCCATCCTCCGCATCACGCAGCAGGACTTTGCCAATATGACTGACCTGGTGGACCTGACCCTCTCCCGGAACACCATCAGCTACATTCAGCCCTTTTCCTTTGGTGACTTGGAAACACTCCGTTCGCTTCACCTGGACAACAACAGGTTAATGGAGCTTGGTCCTGATGATTTGCGAGGTCTGGTCAATCTGCAGCACTTCATTGTTAACAACAATCAACTGGGACACATTCATGACAAGGCCTTGGAGGACCTGGCATCAGCCTTGGAGGATCTGGATCTCTCCTACAACAACCTGATGTCTCTGCCTTGGGACACAGTACGGCAAATGATTAACCTGCACCAGCTTAGTTTGGACCACAACCTACTTGAGTTTATTCCAGAGGGCACCTTCATTGAATTAGAACGACTGGCAAGACTGGACCTAACCTCAAACCGCTTACAAAAGCTACCCCCAGACCCTATCTTTGCTCGTGCCCAAGACTCAATGATACTGACTACCCCCTATTCTCCTCAGCTGTCCTTAAGTCTGGGCGGGAACCCTCTACACTGCAACTGTGAGATGCTATGGCTACGCAGGCTTGAAAGAGATGATGACCTAGAGACTTGTGCCTCCCCTCCTACCCTAAAGGGTCGTTATTTTTGgaatataaaggaggaggagtttgTGTGTCAGCCTCCCCTCATTACCCAGCACACGCACAGGATGCTGGTGCTGGAGGGGCAGACAGCCAGCCTAAGATGTGAAGCTACTGGAGACCCTTCCCCTACTATCCACTGGCTCTCTCCTGATGATCGGCTACTTGGCAACTCCTCCCGAACCGCAGTGTACAACAACGGAACCCTGAgtatcaccatcaccacctccaAGGATTATGGTCCCTTCACTTGCATTGCTGCTAATGTGGCTGGGGAATCCACAGCATCTGTTGAGGTGTCAGTTGTTCAGCTTCCCCACCTAAGCAATGGGACCTTGCTGCCAGTGCATCCTAAGTTACGCCTCTCTGATATCACAGGCACCACCAGGATCAGCAAGGGGACTTCCAAGGGCCAACAAGAAAGagctgtgtctgtctctgaggtGACAGCTGTTTCAGCGTTGGTTCAGTGGATGGTGACCAAGTCAGCTCCCAAGGTGAAGATGTACCAGCTTCAGTACAACTGCTCTGATGATGAAGTTCTGATCTACAG GATGATTCCAGCCTCCAGCAAAGCTTTCCTGGTGACGAATCTGGTGTCAGGGACTCGCTATGACCTGTGTGTGCTGGCAGCCTGGGATGACACCGCCACCATGCTTACAGCCACCAGTGTTGTGGGCTGCACATACTTCTTCACGCAGGATGACTACCCTCAGTGCCAGTCTCTACCCAGTCAGCTCCTGGGGGGCACCATGATCCTGGTGGTTGGGGGCATCATCATTGCTACATTGATGGTGTTCATTGTCATCCTCATGGTACGGTACAAAGGTGTCGTTTCTGAACCCCCTGTGGGAAAACTGACCAGTGTCAGTGAGACACACTCTCAGACCAATGGGGGACGACTTGGGCAAAATGGACTTTTCATGTCCCAGTCTCAGCCACACCCTAAGCCTGCGCCAAAGGTCAAGGCCAAAGTAACTTTGCAGGATGAAGTAGTTGATTTCAAGTGTGGCTCCCTTCAAAGCAGCCttacctcttcctcctcttcctctggctcCATGGCTGGGGCATGCCCCAACAGTACACTTGCCAACATTTGGAGGTCAGCGCCCTCCAAGCCCCATTCCAACCTGGACCACCTCCTGGGGGTCTTCAACTCACTTGACCTGCGGGGTCCACAGGGTCATGACCTGGGAATCCCCAGTAGCACTCCAACGACAACAGCAAAGCCACACACGGACAGGGAGCCACTGCTGGGCCGGACACTAGACTCTAGCCTCAGCCGTCTGCTCATGCTACCTCTGGACTCCAAGCTGAAAAGAAGCCAGTCCTTCAACATGGGAGACGCAACAGGTGCTGGCACCTCTCAACTGCGTAACAAGCCATGCAGGATCAACAGTATCTGGACTAAGAGGAGTATGTCCGTAAATGGCATGCTGCTGCAGTATGAAGAGGAGGGGGATACAGTGGGGAGCAAGGGAACAATAGACAGCACTGACTGGGTGATGGAGAGTACTGTCTAG